GCCGCACCGCACGCAGCGGCGGGCGGCGAGATGCCAACGGATTCGGCGATGGTGGGCCGCGTGCTGGACGGCCGCTACCTGGTCGAGAAGAAGGTGGGTGAGGGGGGCATGTCATTCGTGTACCTGGCCACCGAGCTCGGTACGCGACAGCCACGCGCGATCAAGATCCTGTCAGCGGCGCTGTCGCAGGATTCGAGCGCGATGGCGCAGCTAAAGCGGCAAGCCGGTCTCGGCATGCGGCTGGCGCACCCCAACGTGTGCCACATCATCCGGGTGGGCGAGACAGAGGACGGGCTCGTATACGTGGTGATGCCATTCGTGGAAGGGGAACTGCTGTCGGACCGCAACAACCGGGTGGGGCACGTGCCGCTGGACGAGACGGTGCGGCTGGTGCAGGGCATGGCAGCGGGGCTGCACGTGGCGCACGAGCTCAACATCGTGCACCGCGATCTGAAGCCAGAAAATGTGATGGTATATGAGCGGCCGGACGGCACCGAGTGGCCGGTGGTGATGGACTTTGGGCGGGCCAAGGGGCGGCGAGCGGGGCCCGAGCTGCAGAGATT
The window above is part of the Gemmatimonadaceae bacterium genome. Proteins encoded here:
- a CDS encoding serine/threonine-protein kinase, whose amino-acid sequence is MKRRPSCHTDYGTDAQFCTKDGARLMAAGDPAPNVCAAAPHAAAGGEMPTDSAMVGRVLDGRYLVEKKVGEGGMSFVYLATELGTRQPRAIKILSAALSQDSSAMAQLKRQAGLGMRLAHPNVCHIIRVGETEDGLVYVVMPFVEGELLSDRNNRVGHVPLDETVRLVQGMAAGLHVAHELNIVHRDLKPENVMVYERPDGTEWPVVMDFGRAKGRRAGPELQRLTATGVIMGTAEFMGPEQLRGKPLDARTDIYSLSLLTYEMLTSRLPFQGPTPQELMISRLRSDPIPLRKMRPDLDFPEAVERVFNEAMARNPDERPGTTLDLANGLAAGAGDGRGVGPMGQGFGR